From Vitis vinifera cultivar Pinot Noir 40024 chromosome 14, ASM3070453v1, a single genomic window includes:
- the LOC100246023 gene encoding universal stress protein PHOS32 isoform X1 — MAENESKGRKILVAVDEGEESMYALSWCLGNITIQNSKDTIVLLYAKPPLAVYSGLDGTAGMGVHLFSSNIMLTMESYRNEVAQGVMQKAKNLCWQHGDIKVETMIENGDARDVICGAAEKLGVDMVVMGSHGYGLIKRAFLGSVSNHCAQNVKCPVLIVKRPKSTAENK, encoded by the exons ATGGCTGAAAACGAATCAAAAGGGCGCAAGATCCTCGTAGCCGTTGATGAAGGCGAAGAGAGCATGTACGCTTTATCATGGTGCCTCGGCAACATCACTATCCAAAATTCCAAGGACACCATCGTCCTCCTTTACGCCAAGCCTCCTCTGGCAGTCTACTCAGGCCTGGATGGAACTGCTGGTATGGGAG tGCATTTGTTTTCTTCCAATATAATGTTGACTATGGAGAGCTATAGAAATGAGGTGGCCCAAGGGGTGATGCAGAAGGCCAAAAACCTCTGCTGGCAGCATGGTGAC ATTAAGGTGGAGACTATGATAGAGAATGGGGACGCAAGGGATGTGATATGCGGAGCGGCAGAGAAGCTGGGCGTTGACATGGTGGTCATGGGAAGCCACGGCTACGGGTTGATCAAAAG GGCCTTTCTTGGGAGCGTGAGTAATCATTGTGCACAGAATGTCAAGTGTCCGGTCCTGATTGTAAAGAGGCCCAAATCAACGGCTGAGAATAAATGA
- the LOC100246023 gene encoding universal stress protein PHOS32 isoform X2: MAENESKGRKILVAVDEGEESMYALSWCLGNITIQNSKDTIVLLYAKPPLAVYSGLDGTAVHLFSSNIMLTMESYRNEVAQGVMQKAKNLCWQHGDIKVETMIENGDARDVICGAAEKLGVDMVVMGSHGYGLIKRAFLGSVSNHCAQNVKCPVLIVKRPKSTAENK, translated from the exons ATGGCTGAAAACGAATCAAAAGGGCGCAAGATCCTCGTAGCCGTTGATGAAGGCGAAGAGAGCATGTACGCTTTATCATGGTGCCTCGGCAACATCACTATCCAAAATTCCAAGGACACCATCGTCCTCCTTTACGCCAAGCCTCCTCTGGCAGTCTACTCAGGCCTGGATGGAACTGCTG tGCATTTGTTTTCTTCCAATATAATGTTGACTATGGAGAGCTATAGAAATGAGGTGGCCCAAGGGGTGATGCAGAAGGCCAAAAACCTCTGCTGGCAGCATGGTGAC ATTAAGGTGGAGACTATGATAGAGAATGGGGACGCAAGGGATGTGATATGCGGAGCGGCAGAGAAGCTGGGCGTTGACATGGTGGTCATGGGAAGCCACGGCTACGGGTTGATCAAAAG GGCCTTTCTTGGGAGCGTGAGTAATCATTGTGCACAGAATGTCAAGTGTCCGGTCCTGATTGTAAAGAGGCCCAAATCAACGGCTGAGAATAAATGA
- the LOC100251123 gene encoding dihydrolipoyl dehydrogenase 2, chloroplastic isoform X4, with the protein MSSLSLRISSSVAATARSESDHRLRLLSSSSPTVATSPALHFCGLRTEALKLGANSNRWKVVSAAVAPQNGSASDEFDYNLVIIGAGVGGHGAALHAVEKGWKTAIIEGDVVGGTCVNRGCVPSKALLAVSGRMRDLQDEHHMKAFGLQVAAAGYDRQGVADHANNLASKIRSNLTNSLKGLGVDILEGVGTILGPQKVKYGKVGSSGNVITAKDIIIATGSVSFVPKGVEVDGKTVITSDQALKLEFVPDWIAIVGSGYIGLEFSDVYTALGSEVTFVEALDQLMPGFDPEIGKLARRVLINPRKIDYYTGVFASKITPAKDGKPVMIDLIDAKTKEPKDTLEVDAALIATGRAPFTKGLGLENIRVETQCGFVPVDEHMQVIDADGKLVPHLYCIGDANGKMMLAHAASAQGISVVEQISGKDNVLNHLSIPAACFTHPEISMVGLTEPQAREKAEKEGFEVSVAKTGFKANTKVLAENEGEGLAKVKINISSPGVAPVTV; encoded by the exons ATGTCCTCCCTCTCTCTCCGGATCTCCTCCTCCGTCGCCGCCACTGCCAGATCCGAATCCGATCATCGCCTCCGTCTCCTATCATCTTCCTCCCCCACCGTCGCCACCTCTCCCGCGCTCCACTTCTGCGGCCtcagaaccgaagctttgaagctCGGAGCAAACTCGAATCGGTGGAAGGTGGTGTCAGCGGCGGTGGCGCCGCAGAATGGGAGCGCTTCCGATGAGTTTGATTACAACCTGGTGATCATCGGAGCTGGAGTCGGCGGCCACGGCGCTGCTCTTCACGCCGTTGAGAAG GGCTGGAAGACTGCGATCATTGAAGGTGATGTGGTTGGAGGAACATGTGTGAACCGGGGCTGTGTTCCTTCCAAAGCTCTCCTTGCTGTGAGTGGGCGGATGCGGGACCTTCAGGATGAGCATCACATGAAGGCTTTTGGTTTACAG GTTGCTGCAGCTGGGTATGATAGGCAAGGAGTAGCTGATCATGCAAATAATCTTGCCTCAAAAATCAGAAGTAACTTGACCAATTCATTGAAGGGTCTTGGAGTTGATATACTTGAAGGTGTTGGCACAATTTTG GGTCCACAAAAGGTGAAATATGGAAAAGTTGGCTCCTCTGGCAATGTAATAACAGCAAAAGATATAATAATTGCTACTGGCTCTGTATCTTTCGTCCCTAAGGGAGTTGAAGTTGATG GGAAAACTGTAATAACCAGTGATCAAGCACTTAAATTGGAATTTGTTCCCGATTGGATAGCCATTGTTGGCAGTGGCTACATTGGTCTTGAGTTTAGTGATGTATATACAGCACTTGGAAGTGAG GTTACATTTGTTGAAGCTTTAGATCAGCTTATGCCTGGCTTTGATCCTGAGATTGGGAAATTGGCTCGGCGGGTTCTAATTAATCCTCgaaaaattgattattataCTGGTGTATTTGCAAGCAAG ATTACTCCAGCTAAGGATGGAAAACCTGTTATGATTGACCTCATTGATGCAAAGACAAAGGAACCAAAGGATACTTTAGAG GTAGATGCTGCTCTTATTGCAACTGGTAGGGCTCCTTTCACAAAAGGGCTTGGTTTGGAGAAT ATCAGAGTAGAAACCCAATGTGGTTTTGTTCCTGTTGATGAACACATGCAAGTAATTGATGCAGATGGAAAGCTG GTTCCTCACTTGTATTGCATTGGTGATGCAAATGGAAAAATGATGCTTGCTCATGCTGCAAGTGCCCAAGGAATCTCTG TTGTTGAACAAATTAGTGGAAAGGACAATGTGCTGAATCATTTGAGCATCCCAGCAGCGTGTTTCACCCATCCTGAGATCAGTATGGTGGGGCTGACAGAG CCTCAAGCAAGGGAAAAAGCTGAAAAGGAGGGATTTGAAGTAAGTGTTGCCAAGACTGGTTTTAAGGCTAACACAAAGGTCCTAGCCGAAAATGAAGGGGAGGGACTTGCTAAG GTTAAAATCAACATCTCTAGTCCAGGTGTGGCACCTGTTACTGTCTAA
- the LOC100251123 gene encoding dihydrolipoyl dehydrogenase 2, chloroplastic isoform X1 — protein sequence MSSLSLRISSSVAATARSESDHRLRLLSSSSPTVATSPALHFCGLRTEALKLGANSNRWKVVSAAVAPQNGSASDEFDYNLVIIGAGVGGHGAALHAVEKGWKTAIIEGDVVGGTCVNRGCVPSKALLAVSGRMRDLQDEHHMKAFGLQVAAAGYDRQGVADHANNLASKIRSNLTNSLKGLGVDILEGVGTILGPQKVKYGKVGSSGNVITAKDIIIATGSVSFVPKGVEVDGKTVITSDQALKLEFVPDWIAIVGSGYIGLEFSDVYTALGSEVTFVEALDQLMPGFDPEIGKLARRVLINPRKIDYYTGVFASKITPAKDGKPVMIDLIDAKTKEPKDTLEVDAALIATGRAPFTKGLGLENIRVETQCGFVPVDEHMQVIDADGKLVPHLYCIGDANGKMMLAHAASAQGISVVEQISGKDNVLNHLSIPAACFTHPEISMVGLTEPQAREKAEKEGFEVSVAKTGFKANTKVLAENEGEGLAKLIYRPDNGEILGVHIFGLHAADLIHEASNAIALGTRIQDIKFAVHAHPTLSEVLDELFKSAKVGRTGSLGPEMKSSPILHWLKSTSLVQVWHLLLSKFST from the exons ATGTCCTCCCTCTCTCTCCGGATCTCCTCCTCCGTCGCCGCCACTGCCAGATCCGAATCCGATCATCGCCTCCGTCTCCTATCATCTTCCTCCCCCACCGTCGCCACCTCTCCCGCGCTCCACTTCTGCGGCCtcagaaccgaagctttgaagctCGGAGCAAACTCGAATCGGTGGAAGGTGGTGTCAGCGGCGGTGGCGCCGCAGAATGGGAGCGCTTCCGATGAGTTTGATTACAACCTGGTGATCATCGGAGCTGGAGTCGGCGGCCACGGCGCTGCTCTTCACGCCGTTGAGAAG GGCTGGAAGACTGCGATCATTGAAGGTGATGTGGTTGGAGGAACATGTGTGAACCGGGGCTGTGTTCCTTCCAAAGCTCTCCTTGCTGTGAGTGGGCGGATGCGGGACCTTCAGGATGAGCATCACATGAAGGCTTTTGGTTTACAG GTTGCTGCAGCTGGGTATGATAGGCAAGGAGTAGCTGATCATGCAAATAATCTTGCCTCAAAAATCAGAAGTAACTTGACCAATTCATTGAAGGGTCTTGGAGTTGATATACTTGAAGGTGTTGGCACAATTTTG GGTCCACAAAAGGTGAAATATGGAAAAGTTGGCTCCTCTGGCAATGTAATAACAGCAAAAGATATAATAATTGCTACTGGCTCTGTATCTTTCGTCCCTAAGGGAGTTGAAGTTGATG GGAAAACTGTAATAACCAGTGATCAAGCACTTAAATTGGAATTTGTTCCCGATTGGATAGCCATTGTTGGCAGTGGCTACATTGGTCTTGAGTTTAGTGATGTATATACAGCACTTGGAAGTGAG GTTACATTTGTTGAAGCTTTAGATCAGCTTATGCCTGGCTTTGATCCTGAGATTGGGAAATTGGCTCGGCGGGTTCTAATTAATCCTCgaaaaattgattattataCTGGTGTATTTGCAAGCAAG ATTACTCCAGCTAAGGATGGAAAACCTGTTATGATTGACCTCATTGATGCAAAGACAAAGGAACCAAAGGATACTTTAGAG GTAGATGCTGCTCTTATTGCAACTGGTAGGGCTCCTTTCACAAAAGGGCTTGGTTTGGAGAAT ATCAGAGTAGAAACCCAATGTGGTTTTGTTCCTGTTGATGAACACATGCAAGTAATTGATGCAGATGGAAAGCTG GTTCCTCACTTGTATTGCATTGGTGATGCAAATGGAAAAATGATGCTTGCTCATGCTGCAAGTGCCCAAGGAATCTCTG TTGTTGAACAAATTAGTGGAAAGGACAATGTGCTGAATCATTTGAGCATCCCAGCAGCGTGTTTCACCCATCCTGAGATCAGTATGGTGGGGCTGACAGAG CCTCAAGCAAGGGAAAAAGCTGAAAAGGAGGGATTTGAAGTAAGTGTTGCCAAGACTGGTTTTAAGGCTAACACAAAGGTCCTAGCCGAAAATGAAGGGGAGGGACTTGCTAAG TTGATATACAGACCGGATAATGGAGAGATCCTTGGAGTTCATATTTTTGGACTACATGCTGCAGACCTCATACACGAGGCATCCAATGCAATAGCTCTAGGGACACGTatacag GACATAAAGTTTGCTGTTCATGCACATCCAACCTTGTCCGAGGTGCTTGACGAACTCTTCAAATCTGCTAAG GTAGGGAGGACAGGCTCCTTAGGTCCTGAAATGAAATCCTCTCCCATTCTGCACTG GTTAAAATCAACATCTCTAGTCCAGGTGTGGCACCTGTTACTGTCTAAGTTCTCAACATAG
- the LOC100251123 gene encoding dihydrolipoyl dehydrogenase 2, chloroplastic isoform X3, with protein MSSLSLRISSSVAATARSESDHRLRLLSSSSPTVATSPALHFCGLRTEALKLGANSNRWKVVSAAVAPQNGSASDEFDYNLVIIGAGVGGHGAALHAVEKGWKTAIIEGDVVGGTCVNRGCVPSKALLAVSGRMRDLQDEHHMKAFGLQVAAAGYDRQGVADHANNLASKIRSNLTNSLKGLGVDILEGVGTILGPQKVKYGKVGSSGNVITAKDIIIATGSVSFVPKGVEVDGKTVITSDQALKLEFVPDWIAIVGSGYIGLEFSDVYTALGSEVTFVEALDQLMPGFDPEIGKLARRVLINPRKIDYYTGVFASKITPAKDGKPVMIDLIDAKTKEPKDTLEVDAALIATGRAPFTKGLGLENIRVETQCGFVPVDEHMQVIDADGKLVPHLYCIGDANGKMMLAHAASAQGISVVEQISGKDNVLNHLSIPAACFTHPEISMVGLTEPQAREKAEKEGFEVSVAKTGFKANTKVLAENEGEGLAKLIYRPDNGEILGVHIFGLHAADLIHEASNAIALGTRIQVGRTGSLGPEMKSSPILHWLKSTSLVQVWHLLLSKFST; from the exons ATGTCCTCCCTCTCTCTCCGGATCTCCTCCTCCGTCGCCGCCACTGCCAGATCCGAATCCGATCATCGCCTCCGTCTCCTATCATCTTCCTCCCCCACCGTCGCCACCTCTCCCGCGCTCCACTTCTGCGGCCtcagaaccgaagctttgaagctCGGAGCAAACTCGAATCGGTGGAAGGTGGTGTCAGCGGCGGTGGCGCCGCAGAATGGGAGCGCTTCCGATGAGTTTGATTACAACCTGGTGATCATCGGAGCTGGAGTCGGCGGCCACGGCGCTGCTCTTCACGCCGTTGAGAAG GGCTGGAAGACTGCGATCATTGAAGGTGATGTGGTTGGAGGAACATGTGTGAACCGGGGCTGTGTTCCTTCCAAAGCTCTCCTTGCTGTGAGTGGGCGGATGCGGGACCTTCAGGATGAGCATCACATGAAGGCTTTTGGTTTACAG GTTGCTGCAGCTGGGTATGATAGGCAAGGAGTAGCTGATCATGCAAATAATCTTGCCTCAAAAATCAGAAGTAACTTGACCAATTCATTGAAGGGTCTTGGAGTTGATATACTTGAAGGTGTTGGCACAATTTTG GGTCCACAAAAGGTGAAATATGGAAAAGTTGGCTCCTCTGGCAATGTAATAACAGCAAAAGATATAATAATTGCTACTGGCTCTGTATCTTTCGTCCCTAAGGGAGTTGAAGTTGATG GGAAAACTGTAATAACCAGTGATCAAGCACTTAAATTGGAATTTGTTCCCGATTGGATAGCCATTGTTGGCAGTGGCTACATTGGTCTTGAGTTTAGTGATGTATATACAGCACTTGGAAGTGAG GTTACATTTGTTGAAGCTTTAGATCAGCTTATGCCTGGCTTTGATCCTGAGATTGGGAAATTGGCTCGGCGGGTTCTAATTAATCCTCgaaaaattgattattataCTGGTGTATTTGCAAGCAAG ATTACTCCAGCTAAGGATGGAAAACCTGTTATGATTGACCTCATTGATGCAAAGACAAAGGAACCAAAGGATACTTTAGAG GTAGATGCTGCTCTTATTGCAACTGGTAGGGCTCCTTTCACAAAAGGGCTTGGTTTGGAGAAT ATCAGAGTAGAAACCCAATGTGGTTTTGTTCCTGTTGATGAACACATGCAAGTAATTGATGCAGATGGAAAGCTG GTTCCTCACTTGTATTGCATTGGTGATGCAAATGGAAAAATGATGCTTGCTCATGCTGCAAGTGCCCAAGGAATCTCTG TTGTTGAACAAATTAGTGGAAAGGACAATGTGCTGAATCATTTGAGCATCCCAGCAGCGTGTTTCACCCATCCTGAGATCAGTATGGTGGGGCTGACAGAG CCTCAAGCAAGGGAAAAAGCTGAAAAGGAGGGATTTGAAGTAAGTGTTGCCAAGACTGGTTTTAAGGCTAACACAAAGGTCCTAGCCGAAAATGAAGGGGAGGGACTTGCTAAG TTGATATACAGACCGGATAATGGAGAGATCCTTGGAGTTCATATTTTTGGACTACATGCTGCAGACCTCATACACGAGGCATCCAATGCAATAGCTCTAGGGACACGTatacag GTAGGGAGGACAGGCTCCTTAGGTCCTGAAATGAAATCCTCTCCCATTCTGCACTG GTTAAAATCAACATCTCTAGTCCAGGTGTGGCACCTGTTACTGTCTAAGTTCTCAACATAG
- the LOC100251123 gene encoding dihydrolipoyl dehydrogenase 2, chloroplastic isoform X2, with amino-acid sequence MSSLSLRISSSVAATARSESDHRLRLLSSSSPTVATSPALHFCGLRTEALKLGANSNRWKVVSAAVAPQNGSASDEFDYNLVIIGAGVGGHGAALHAVEKGWKTAIIEGDVVGGTCVNRGCVPSKALLAVSGRMRDLQDEHHMKAFGLQVAAAGYDRQGVADHANNLASKIRSNLTNSLKGLGVDILEGVGTILGPQKVKYGKVGSSGNVITAKDIIIATGSVSFVPKGVEVDGKTVITSDQALKLEFVPDWIAIVGSGYIGLEFSDVYTALGSEVTFVEALDQLMPGFDPEIGKLARRVLINPRKIDYYTGVFASKITPAKDGKPVMIDLIDAKTKEPKDTLEVDAALIATGRAPFTKGLGLENIRVETQCGFVPVDEHMQVIDADGKLVPHLYCIGDANGKMMLAHAASAQGISVVEQISGKDNVLNHLSIPAACFTHPEISMVGLTEPQAREKAEKEGFEVSVAKTGFKANTKVLAENEGEGLAKLIYRPDNGEILGVHIFGLHAADLIHEASNAIALGTRIQDIKFAVHAHPTLSEVLDELFKSAKVKINISSPGVAPVTV; translated from the exons ATGTCCTCCCTCTCTCTCCGGATCTCCTCCTCCGTCGCCGCCACTGCCAGATCCGAATCCGATCATCGCCTCCGTCTCCTATCATCTTCCTCCCCCACCGTCGCCACCTCTCCCGCGCTCCACTTCTGCGGCCtcagaaccgaagctttgaagctCGGAGCAAACTCGAATCGGTGGAAGGTGGTGTCAGCGGCGGTGGCGCCGCAGAATGGGAGCGCTTCCGATGAGTTTGATTACAACCTGGTGATCATCGGAGCTGGAGTCGGCGGCCACGGCGCTGCTCTTCACGCCGTTGAGAAG GGCTGGAAGACTGCGATCATTGAAGGTGATGTGGTTGGAGGAACATGTGTGAACCGGGGCTGTGTTCCTTCCAAAGCTCTCCTTGCTGTGAGTGGGCGGATGCGGGACCTTCAGGATGAGCATCACATGAAGGCTTTTGGTTTACAG GTTGCTGCAGCTGGGTATGATAGGCAAGGAGTAGCTGATCATGCAAATAATCTTGCCTCAAAAATCAGAAGTAACTTGACCAATTCATTGAAGGGTCTTGGAGTTGATATACTTGAAGGTGTTGGCACAATTTTG GGTCCACAAAAGGTGAAATATGGAAAAGTTGGCTCCTCTGGCAATGTAATAACAGCAAAAGATATAATAATTGCTACTGGCTCTGTATCTTTCGTCCCTAAGGGAGTTGAAGTTGATG GGAAAACTGTAATAACCAGTGATCAAGCACTTAAATTGGAATTTGTTCCCGATTGGATAGCCATTGTTGGCAGTGGCTACATTGGTCTTGAGTTTAGTGATGTATATACAGCACTTGGAAGTGAG GTTACATTTGTTGAAGCTTTAGATCAGCTTATGCCTGGCTTTGATCCTGAGATTGGGAAATTGGCTCGGCGGGTTCTAATTAATCCTCgaaaaattgattattataCTGGTGTATTTGCAAGCAAG ATTACTCCAGCTAAGGATGGAAAACCTGTTATGATTGACCTCATTGATGCAAAGACAAAGGAACCAAAGGATACTTTAGAG GTAGATGCTGCTCTTATTGCAACTGGTAGGGCTCCTTTCACAAAAGGGCTTGGTTTGGAGAAT ATCAGAGTAGAAACCCAATGTGGTTTTGTTCCTGTTGATGAACACATGCAAGTAATTGATGCAGATGGAAAGCTG GTTCCTCACTTGTATTGCATTGGTGATGCAAATGGAAAAATGATGCTTGCTCATGCTGCAAGTGCCCAAGGAATCTCTG TTGTTGAACAAATTAGTGGAAAGGACAATGTGCTGAATCATTTGAGCATCCCAGCAGCGTGTTTCACCCATCCTGAGATCAGTATGGTGGGGCTGACAGAG CCTCAAGCAAGGGAAAAAGCTGAAAAGGAGGGATTTGAAGTAAGTGTTGCCAAGACTGGTTTTAAGGCTAACACAAAGGTCCTAGCCGAAAATGAAGGGGAGGGACTTGCTAAG TTGATATACAGACCGGATAATGGAGAGATCCTTGGAGTTCATATTTTTGGACTACATGCTGCAGACCTCATACACGAGGCATCCAATGCAATAGCTCTAGGGACACGTatacag GACATAAAGTTTGCTGTTCATGCACATCCAACCTTGTCCGAGGTGCTTGACGAACTCTTCAAATCTGCTAAG GTTAAAATCAACATCTCTAGTCCAGGTGTGGCACCTGTTACTGTCTAA
- the LOC100258012 gene encoding pentatricopeptide repeat-containing protein At1g09190 gives MSRVCREAERRILRHLHGRKTRTQLPQIHAHILRHHLHQSNQILSHFISVCGALDKMGYANLVFHQTQNPNLLLFNSMIKGYSLCGPSENSLLLFSQMKNRGIWPDEFTFAPLLKSCSGICDNRIGKGVHGVVIVVGFERFSSIRIGIIDLYTSCGRMEDAKKVFDEMLDRDVIVWNMMIRGFCKVGDIEMGFRLFRQMRDRSVVSWNSMIAGLEQSGRDGEALELFREMWDHGFEPDDATVVTILPVCARLGAVDVGEWIHSYAESSRLLRDFISVGNSLVDFYCKCGILETAWRVFNEMPQKNVVSWNAMISGLTFNGKGELGADLFEEMINKGVRPNDATFVGVLSCCAHAGLVERGRNLFTSMTVDHKMEPKLEHFGCMVDLLARNGCMEEARDLVRTMPMRPNAVLWGSLLSAYRTIGDVKHAECAVKELIELEPWNSGNYVLLSNVYAEDGKWDEVEKVRALMKEKNIRKNPGQSMVLG, from the coding sequence ATGAGCAGAGTGTGCAGGGAGGCGGAGCGGCGAATCCTCCGCCACCTCCACGGCCGGAAAACCCGAACCCAACTTCCCCAAATCCACGCCCACATCCTCCGCCACCACCTCCACCAATCCAACCAAATCCTCTCCCACTTCATCTCTGTGTGTGGCGCCTTGGACAAGATGGGATATGCCAATCTCGTCTTTCACCAAACCCAGAACCCCAACCTCCTCCTCTTCAATTCCATGATCAAAGGCTATTCCCTTTGTGGGCCGTCTGAAAACTCACTCCTTTTATTTTCCCAAATGAAAAACCGCGGAATATGGCCCGATGAATTCACCTTCGCTCCTTTGCTGAAGTCGTGTTCGGGTATTTGTGATAACAGAATTGGGAAAGGAGTTCATGGGGTGGTGATTGTTGTTGGGTTTGAACGTTTCAGTTCGATAAGGATTGGGATCATAGATTTGTACACGAGTTGCGGGAGAATGGAGGATGCGAAGAAGGTGTTTGATGAAATGCTTGATAGAGATGTGATTGTTTGGAATATGATGATTCGTGGGTTTTGTAAAGTGGGTGATATCGAGATGGGGTTTCGTCTCTTTAGGCAGATGAGGGACCGGAGTGTAGTTTCTTGGAACTCCATGATCGCTGGTTTAGAACAAAGTGGCCGTGATGGTGAAGCCTTGGAGCTTTTCCGTGAAATGTGGGATCATGGTTTTGAGCCGGATGATGCAACCGTGGTCACAATTCTGCCTGTTTGTGCTCGTTTGGGGGCTGTCGATGTCGGGGAATGGATCCATTCTTATGCTGAATCAAGCCGACTTTTGCGAGATTTCATCTCTGTGGGAAATTCGTTAGTCGACTTTTACTGCAAATGTGGAATTTTGGAAACTGCTTGGAGGGTTTTCAATGAAATGCCCCAGAAAAATGTGGTTTCTTGGAATGCCATGATATCGGGTCTGACCTTCAATGGAAAGGGTGAGCTTGGAGCAGACTTGTTCGAGGAGATGATAAACAAAGGTGTGAGACCTAATGATGCTACATTTGTTGGGGTTTTATCATGTTGTGCTCATGCTGGTTTGGTTGAAAGAGGTCGGAATTTGTTTACTTCAATGACAGTAGATCATAAAATGGAGCCAAAACTTGAGCATTTTGGATGCATGGTTGATCTTCTAGCACGTAATGGATGCATGGAGGAGGCTCGTGATTTGGTTAGAACCATGCCGATGAGGCCAAATGCTGTCTTATGGGGTTCATTGCTCAGTGCTTATCGTACTATTGGCGACGTAAAGCATGCAGAATGTGCAGTCAAGGAGCTTATTGAGCTTGAACCATGGAATTCGGGAAATTATGTGTTGTTGTCAAATGTATATGCAGAAGACGGGAAATGGGATGAAGTTGAGAAGGTAAGAGCattgatgaaagaaaaaaatatcaggAAAAATCCCGGACAGAGCATggtgttaggatag
- the LOC100263190 gene encoding uncharacterized protein LOC100263190 isoform X1: MAQSSNNAVGVDNTFRRKFDKEEYLERARKREQEEEEGGRHKSKSKGPPVQRKPLKHRDYEVDLESRLGKTQVVTPIAPLSQQAGYYCSVCECVVKDSANYLDHINGKKHQRALGMSMRVERASLQQVQERFEVLKKRRTPGSFTEQDLDERILKQQQEEEERKRQRRERKKEKKKEKAVEEEPELDPDVAAMMGFGGFRSSKK, encoded by the exons ATGGCTCAATCATCCAATAAT GCTGTTGGAGTTGATAACACTTTTAGGAGGAAATTTGATAAAGAAGAGTACTTAGAACGAGCTAGGAAGCGTGAACAGGAG GAGGAGGAGGGGGGGAGGCATAAATCCAAGT CCAAAGGTCCTCCGGTGCAAAGGAAACCCTTGAAGCACAGAGATTATGAAGTAGACCTTGAATCCCGTTTGGGAAAAACCCAG GTTGTTACTCCAATAGCACCTCTCAGCCAGCAG GCTGGATACTACTGTTCAGTTTGTGAATGTGTAGTAAAGGATTCTGCAAACTACTTGGACCATATCAATGGAAAGAAAC ATCAAAGAGCTTTGGGAATGTCTATGCGAGTAGAACGGGCTTCTCTTCAACAG GTCCAGGAGCGATTTGAAGTTCTCAAGAAGCGGCGAACACCTGGTAGCTTTACCGAGCAAG ATCTTGATGAGCGGATCTTAAAACAGCAGCAAGAAGAGGAGGAACGGAAACGTCAGCGtcgagagagaaagaaagagaaaaag AAAGAGAAGGCAGTAGAAGAGGAACCCGAGCTAGACCCTGATGTTGCAGCCATGATGGGATTTGGGGGGTTCCGATCATCCAAGAAGTGA
- the LOC100263190 gene encoding uncharacterized protein LOC100263190 isoform X2 — protein MAQSSNNAVGVDNTFRRKFDKEEYLERARKREQEEEEGGRHKSKSKGPPVQRKPLKHRDYEVDLESRLGKTQVVTPIAPLSQQAGYYCSVCECVVKDSANYLDHINGKKHQRALGMSMRVERASLQQVQERFEVLKKRRTPGSFTEQVVSSTKGSIYLTSHEPQLRYPRNIALPH, from the exons ATGGCTCAATCATCCAATAAT GCTGTTGGAGTTGATAACACTTTTAGGAGGAAATTTGATAAAGAAGAGTACTTAGAACGAGCTAGGAAGCGTGAACAGGAG GAGGAGGAGGGGGGGAGGCATAAATCCAAGT CCAAAGGTCCTCCGGTGCAAAGGAAACCCTTGAAGCACAGAGATTATGAAGTAGACCTTGAATCCCGTTTGGGAAAAACCCAG GTTGTTACTCCAATAGCACCTCTCAGCCAGCAG GCTGGATACTACTGTTCAGTTTGTGAATGTGTAGTAAAGGATTCTGCAAACTACTTGGACCATATCAATGGAAAGAAAC ATCAAAGAGCTTTGGGAATGTCTATGCGAGTAGAACGGGCTTCTCTTCAACAG GTCCAGGAGCGATTTGAAGTTCTCAAGAAGCGGCGAACACCTGGTAGCTTTACCGAGCAAG TTGTGAGTAGCACCAAGGGCAGCATTTACTTGACTAGTCATGAGCCTCAACTTCGTTATCCAAGGAATATTGCTTTGCCCCATTAG